The following are encoded together in the Desulfovibrio aminophilus genome:
- a CDS encoding oxaloacetate decarboxylase, translating to MMKKTTLFRNLVNAPEILMLPVVHDGLSALAVARAGFPALSVAGYGTAGSVLGLPDIGLISSTEMLTHYANIIARVDLPVMVDIDTGFGDVNNVIRTVRQVERMGAAALFIEDQTYPKRCGHMAGKSVTPVEEYLPKLRAALWAREDPDFVIMARTDAAAVYGIDEAVRRAKLYAGAGADIVFVEAVTSEKDMRAVNAAVPAPSMANMIEGGRTPFLPAARLQELGYAVAAYPCASVFTAARALTRWAEHLKAHGTSAGFSGPDTMMDFEEYFEFIGAAEIREREKAFFKD from the coding sequence TGGTCCACGACGGCCTCTCCGCGCTGGCCGTCGCCCGGGCGGGCTTCCCGGCCCTGAGCGTGGCGGGCTACGGCACGGCCGGAAGCGTCCTCGGCCTGCCGGACATCGGCCTCATCAGCTCCACGGAAATGCTCACCCACTACGCCAACATCATCGCCCGCGTGGACCTGCCCGTGATGGTCGACATCGACACCGGCTTCGGCGACGTGAACAACGTCATCCGCACGGTGCGCCAGGTGGAGCGGATGGGCGCGGCCGCCCTGTTCATCGAGGACCAGACCTATCCCAAGCGCTGCGGCCACATGGCCGGGAAAAGCGTGACGCCGGTGGAGGAATACCTGCCCAAGCTGCGGGCCGCGCTCTGGGCCCGCGAGGACCCGGACTTCGTCATCATGGCCCGCACCGACGCCGCGGCGGTGTACGGCATCGACGAGGCCGTCCGCCGGGCCAAGCTCTACGCCGGGGCCGGGGCGGACATCGTCTTCGTGGAGGCGGTGACGAGCGAGAAGGACATGCGCGCGGTCAACGCCGCCGTCCCCGCGCCCAGCATGGCCAACATGATCGAGGGCGGCAGGACGCCCTTCCTGCCCGCCGCGCGGCTCCAGGAACTGGGCTACGCGGTCGCGGCCTATCCCTGCGCCTCGGTCTTCACGGCGGCGCGGGCCCTGACGCGCTGGGCCGAGCACCTGAAGGCCCACGGCACCTCGGCGGGCTTCAGCGGCCCGGACACGATGATGGATTTCGAGGAATACTTCGAGTTCATCGGCGCGGCGGAGATCCGGGAGAGGGAAAAGGCCTTCTTCAAGGATTGA
- a CDS encoding WG repeat-containing protein, with protein MSRMPHLVLLSCLLVLATAVSAPCQEPTPFEDPAGGKWGYRDPATHRVLIPPRFICAEKFNAHGRALAATKEGWALIDRQGNALLRPFIFDNWPDEFSDGLARFIQDGKIGYFNPKGEVVVPARYDFGEPFSNGLAAVCLGCVTVKDGEHSRSVGGQWGCIDRSGRIVRPVTSPVPECSR; from the coding sequence ATGTCGAGGATGCCGCACCTGGTTTTGCTGTCCTGCCTGCTGGTCCTGGCCACTGCCGTCTCGGCGCCCTGCCAGGAGCCGACGCCCTTCGAAGACCCGGCCGGCGGAAAATGGGGCTACCGCGATCCGGCCACGCACCGCGTCTTGATCCCTCCGCGCTTCATCTGCGCGGAAAAATTCAACGCCCACGGCCGGGCGCTGGCCGCCACGAAAGAAGGATGGGCGCTCATCGACCGCCAGGGGAACGCCCTTCTCCGCCCCTTCATCTTCGACAACTGGCCGGACGAGTTCAGCGACGGGCTGGCCCGGTTCATACAAGACGGCAAGATCGGCTACTTCAACCCCAAGGGAGAAGTGGTCGTTCCGGCCCGATACGACTTCGGGGAGCCCTTCTCCAATGGATTGGCGGCGGTCTGCCTGGGGTGTGTCACGGTGAAGGACGGCGAGCACTCCCGCTCCGTGGGCGGGCAATGGGGCTGCATCGACAGGTCGGGGCGGATCGTCAGGCCCGTGACGTCTCCAGTGCCGGAATGCTCCCGCTGA
- a CDS encoding MFS transporter: MALTPFRRFVAGQTASYLSYHMLGVIIGWQVYDLTRSPMILGFVGLMQFLPQFLLTLAAGHVADRHDRRRVTAACQITGALLSAVLSLGSLAGLMDERCILAAAFLVGAARAFEYPTMQALLPSLVNAGELPRYLALSAGSRQAGVIVGPALGGVLYIAGPGAAYAVCACFSLLAALFILSIRSDRPVFSREPASWRSVFEGLTYIRSKPEILGAISLDLFSVLLGGATALLPVFARDILDTGPWGLGLLRAAPATGAVAMSIYLARRPLKRRVGRTMFRAVAVFGLATMVFGLSRSFVLSLAALAVLGMSDMVSVVVRSSLIQLETPDDKRGRVSAVNAVFIGTSNQLGEFESGLTAAWFGVVPAVVLGGVGTLLVVIAWMRLFPALLRRETLTARRPPLNP; the protein is encoded by the coding sequence GTGGCGCTCACCCCATTCCGGCGTTTCGTCGCCGGTCAGACCGCCTCCTATCTCTCCTACCACATGCTCGGCGTGATCATCGGCTGGCAGGTCTACGACCTGACCCGCAGCCCGATGATCCTCGGCTTCGTCGGCCTGATGCAGTTCCTGCCGCAGTTTCTCCTGACCCTGGCGGCCGGGCACGTGGCCGACCGCCATGACCGGCGGCGCGTGACCGCCGCCTGCCAGATCACCGGCGCGCTGCTCTCGGCCGTGTTGAGCCTCGGCAGCCTGGCCGGGCTCATGGACGAGCGCTGCATTTTGGCCGCCGCCTTCCTGGTGGGGGCGGCCCGGGCTTTCGAATACCCGACCATGCAGGCCCTTCTCCCCTCCCTGGTGAATGCCGGGGAATTGCCCCGGTATCTCGCGTTGAGCGCGGGCTCGCGCCAGGCGGGCGTCATCGTCGGCCCGGCCCTGGGCGGCGTGCTCTACATCGCGGGCCCCGGCGCGGCCTACGCCGTGTGCGCCTGCTTCAGCCTGCTGGCGGCGCTGTTCATTCTATCCATCCGGTCCGACAGACCCGTCTTTTCGCGCGAACCGGCATCCTGGCGTTCGGTGTTCGAGGGGCTGACGTACATCCGAAGCAAACCGGAAATCCTGGGGGCCATCTCCCTGGATCTTTTTTCCGTCCTGCTCGGCGGGGCCACGGCCCTGCTGCCGGTCTTCGCCCGCGACATCCTGGACACCGGCCCCTGGGGGCTCGGCCTGCTGCGCGCGGCCCCGGCCACGGGCGCGGTCGCCATGTCGATCTACCTGGCCCGCCGCCCGCTGAAGCGCCGGGTGGGGCGGACCATGTTCCGGGCCGTGGCCGTCTTCGGCCTGGCCACGATGGTCTTCGGCCTGTCGCGTTCCTTCGTCCTGTCCCTGGCCGCCCTGGCGGTGCTGGGCATGTCCGACATGGTCAGCGTGGTGGTCCGGTCCTCGCTGATCCAGCTGGAGACCCCGGACGACAAGCGGGGGAGGGTGAGCGCGGTGAACGCGGTGTTCATCGGCACCTCCAACCAACTGGGCGAGTTCGAGTCCGGGCTCACGGCGGCTTGGTTCGGCGTGGTTCCGGCCGTGGTCCTCGGCGGGGTCGGCACCCTGCTGGTGGTGATCGCCTGGATGCGGCTGTTCCCCGCGCTCCTGCGCCGTGAAACCCTGACCGCGCGTCGTCCGCCGCTCAATCCTTGA